From Apium graveolens cultivar Ventura chromosome 9, ASM990537v1, whole genome shotgun sequence, the proteins below share one genomic window:
- the LOC141682644 gene encoding protein AAL-toxin resistant 7, whose amino-acid sequence MRGRSSKQGNSKSERVITDKNLPKTTQEPHLSGAYIRNLVKQLTSSRGKDTMNQKEHLGSSLVPDEHDGFTSHHQNLGESQETQPTQPPQHKKQVRRRLHTTRPYQEKFLNMAEARREIVTALKLHRASMKQANENHSQPTYQNQSESLQTSPPPQQKSKSRKNSRIYASSSTSNFSNNLGSLPGQSFPYQPARSSYSWPICSSAPPPIPENFNLLLPNQPLGLNLNLQDFNYLDTTIFQNNYISSSYYSPSSPSTSSSPPLLVTKEETPDVGLSQDLPVADPSINYEGDLGLHHAVDDEEMAEIRSVGEQHQIEWDDTMDLVTSAWWYKFFKNMEIEPNGFHPFDEGVEFPSWLNANDNCFEQLDEHDSGDYFQDPMLPQMDIGEIEGMDGEWLG is encoded by the exons ATGAGAGGAAGATCTTCAAAACAAGGGAATTCTAAAAGTGAAAGAGTGATAACAGATAAAAATCTTCCTAAAACCACACAAGAGCCTCACCTTTCAGGAGCTTACATCCGTAACCTTGTCAAACAGTTAACTTCATCCCGAGGAAAAGATACCATGAACCAAAAAGAGCACCTAGGTTCCTCTCTAGTACCTGATGAACATGATGGATTTACTAGCCACCATCAAAACTTAGGAGAATCCCAAGAAACACAACCAACTCAACCACCACAACACAAGAAACAAGTTAGGAGACGACTTCACACCACAAGGCCTTATCAAGAAAAGTTCCTCAATATGGCTGAGGCAAGACGAGAAATTGTCACTGCTCTCAAGCTTCATAGAGCCTCTATGAAACAAGCTAATGAAAACCACTCCCAGCCTACTTATCAGAATCAGTCAGAATCATTGCAAACTTCCCCTCCACCCCAACAAAAATCCAAATCAAGGAAAAATTCTAGAATTTATGCCTCTAGCAGTACTAGTAATTTCTCAAATAATTTAGGCAGCCTTCCCGGCCAATCTTTCCCTTATCAACCTGCTCGGAGTTCTTACTCATGGCCTATATGCAGTTCTGCTCCACCTCCCATTCCCGAAAACTTCAACCTTTTGCTGCCTAACCAGCCCTTGGGCTTGAATCTCAACCTCCAAGATTTTAACTACCTAGACACCACAATTTTTCAAAACAACTACATCTCTTCATCATACTATTCGCCCTCATCCCCATCAACGTCTAGTTCCCCTCCTCTTCTAGTTACTAAAGAAGAAACCCCGGATGTGGGGTTATCACAAGATCTTCCAGTGGCAGATCCTAGCATCAATTACGAAGGGGACCTAGGCCTCCATCACGCCGTGGACGATGAGGAAATGGCGGAGATCAGATCAGTAGGAGAGCAACATCAAATTGAGTGGGATGATACAATGGACTTGGTTACCTCAGCATGGTGGTATAAATTTTTCAAAAACATGGAAATCGAGCCCAATGGGTTTCATCCCTTCGATGAAGGCGTGGAATTCCCATCTTGGTTGAATGCAAATGATAATTGCTTTGAACAATTAGATGAACACGACTCTGGTGATTATTTTCAAGATCCTATGTTGCCACA GATGGACATCGGAGAAATTGAAGGAATGGATGGAGAATGGTTAGGTTGA